Proteins from one Xenopus tropicalis strain Nigerian chromosome 1, UCB_Xtro_10.0, whole genome shotgun sequence genomic window:
- the grin3b gene encoding glutamate receptor ionotropic, NMDA 3B, with protein MDILHWFYLYLGIFCSLVPCCGHPQPCRILARIGHTVRLGALLPSYGHTQARIQNVLSRISRTSWLPYNLSLEVVSGAPRDRSPASLTRWLCQVLVAQGIAAVLAFPQAQEELLQLEFLSSFLEIPFISILEQEQIVPLATKNPFHLQMDTQSSVENLMDIFFSVLQNSSWEEVDIITCHPWDSASIQRYLTSNTTLVSRTILNIHPVDESALVPFLQQHFESMKNPQFPMLLYGCDARRSSLVFRVARDCGLEAHEFHWMIGHPLNGEEMTTEGMPPGLLAYGEVSRPTMEKFIRDAVGLVTRAISAAVHVRPDLALIQSMVNCNDKQTKQNESSGSYLSRFLANTSFSGQTGQIYVSNNLIHTEHHYRIWSLVRDSLGDPTWVTVGGWRQGKMEVEEGLWQSRIQQWEPAPGGFARTKLRVVTLVEHPFVFTREVDADGSCPAGQMCLDPRTNNSAVLDVLFEELNSPNGSVPLEYKTCCYGYCIDLLEKLSEDLRFDFELYIVGDGKYGARKGDRWTGLVGDLLSGAAHMAVTSFSINSARSTVIDFTSPFYSTSLGILVRMRDTASPIGAFMWPLHWSMWVGIFVALHITALFLTFYEWKSPFGMTPHGRNRTKIFSYSSALNLCYAILFGRTVSSKTPKCCTGRVLMNLWAIFCLLVLSSYTANLAAVMVGDKTFEALSGIHDPKLHHPSQGFRFGTVWESSAEQYIKKSFPEMHNYMRKFSVPATSDGVHLLKTDPPTLNAFIMDKALLDYEVSIDSDCKLLTIGKPFAIEGYGIGLPQNSPLTSNISEFISRYKSSGFMDTLHDKWYKMVPCGKRVYAVTETLQMGIYHFSGLFVLLCIGFCGSLLTSLMERVVYHLILPRIRRRRRFKYWLHTSQKIHRALNMTCEDQDALSPKLNKRCNLQKDATGAPQSVWNNLRRTPAHQERRVHFNLEKASAREGLCENGRPKGIKQEELKELEVKIEGMKEQLRAALVRKSQLMVILQPSCTHTKTDTSEKR; from the exons ATGGATATTCTGCACTGGTTTTACCTGTACTTGGGGATATTCTGCAGCCTGGTGCCATGTTGTGGCCACCCACAACCTTGCCGTATCCTTGCACGAATAGGGCACACAGTTCGCCTTGGTGCTCTTTTACCTTCATATGGTCACACTCAGGCTAGGATTCAGAATGTTCTCTCACGGATCAGCCGCACCAGTTGGCTTCCCTATAACCTAAGTTTGGAGGTAGTCTCTGGAGCCCCTCGAGACAGGAGCCCGGCTTCACTAACAAGGTGGTTGTGCCAGGTGCTGGTGGCACAAGGGATTGCAGCAGTGTTGGCATTCCCCCAGGCACAAGAGGAGCTACTACAACTGgaatttctgtccagttttttgGAAATCCCATTTATCAGTATTCTGGAGCAGGAGCAGATTGTACCACTGGCTACCAAG AACCCTTTTCACCTCCAAATGGATACACAGAGCTCAGTGGAGAACCTCATGGACATTTTCTTTAGTGTCCTGCAGAATAGTAGTTGGGAGGAAGTGGACATCATTACCTGCCATCCCTGGGATAGTGCCAGCATACAAAGGTACCTGACCAGCAACACTACCTTAGTGTCTAGAACCATACTTAATATCCATCCTGTGGATGAATCTGCTCTGGTTCCCTTCTTACAGCAGCATTTTGAGTCCATGAAGAATCCACAGTTTCCTATGCTACTGTATGGTTGTGATGCCCGACGGTCCTCTTTGGTCTTTCGTGTAGCCAGAGACTGTGGATTGGAAGCACATGAGTTTCACTGGATGATTGGTCATCCCCTTAATGGGGAAGAGATGACGACAGAAGGGATGCCTCCAGGACTCCTGGCTTATGGAGAGGTCAGTCGGCCTACCATGGAAAAGTTTATACGCGATGCTGTAGGCCTTGTGACTCGGGCCATCTCTGCTGCTGTGCATGTCAGGCCAGATCTTGCACTCATACAAAGCATGGTGAACTGCAATGACAAGCAAACTAAGCAGAATGAGTCTTCAGGCTCGTACCTGTCTAG GTTTCTGGCTAACACATCCTTCTCTGGACAGACTGGTCAAATTTATGTCTCAAATAATTTGATCCACACTGAACACCACTACAGGATTTGGAGCTTGGTAAGAGACTCATTGGGAGATCCAACTTGGGTCACTGTGGGAGGCTGGCGACAGGGCAAAATGGAAGTGGAGGAAGGTCTATGGCAGAGTCGAATCCAACAGTGGGAACCAGCACCAGGTGGCTTTGCCCGCACTAAACTCAGAGTGGTGACTTTGGTGGAACACCCCTTTGTTTTTACCCGAGAAGTGGATGCAGATGGCAGTTGCCCAGCTGGTCAAATGTGTCTTGACCCACGAACAAATAATTCAGCTGTTTTAGATGTCCTTTTTGAGGAGCTTAACTCACCAAATGGCTCAGTGCCACTGGAGTACAAAACTTGTTGTTATGGATACTGCATTGACTTGCTAGAAAAGCTCTCTGAAGACCTACGGTTTGATTTTGAACTGTACATTGTTGGGGATGGAAAGTATGGGGCACGAAAAGGTGACAGATGGACGGGTCTGGTTGGTGACTTATTGAGTGGAGCAGCTCACATGGCTGTTACCTCCTTTAGTATAAATTCAGCTAGAAGCACAGTTATTGATTTTACCAGCCCATTCTATTCTACTAGCTTGGGCATTCTTGTGCGCATGAGGGACACTGCCTCTCCCATTGGAGCTTTCATGTGGCCACTACACTGGTCTATGTGGGTGGGTATCTTTGTTGCTTTGCACATTACTGCTCTGTTTCTTACCTTTTATGAATGGAAGAGCCCATTTGGAATGACTCCACATGGCAGAAACCGTACGAAAATCTTCTCTTACTCCTCAGCACTTAACCTTTGTTATGCCATCCTTTTTGGGAGGACAGTGTCAAGCAAAACACCCAAATGCTGTACAGGCCGAGTTCTCATGAATCTTTGGGCCATATTCTGCCTCCTAGTACTGTCAAGCTACACTGCCAATCTTGCTGCAGTCATGGTGGGAGATAAGACATTTGAAGCACTTTCAGGAATCCATGACCCCAAG CTACATCACCCTTCCCAGGGATTTCGCTTTGGAACAGTGTGGGAGAGCAGTGCAGAGCAGTATATCAAGAAAAGCTTCCCTGAGATGCATAACTATATGCGCAAGTTTAGTGTCCCAGCAACATCTGATGGTGTCCATTTGCTAAA GACAGATCCTCCAACTctgaatgcttttataatggacaAAGCACTGCTGGACTATGAAGTTTCCATTGATTCCGACTGCAAACTGCTCACCATTGGCAAACCCTTTGCAATAGAAG GATATGGAATCGGACTGCCTCAAAATTCTCCTCTAACCTccaacatttcagaattcattagcCGCTACAAATCTTCAGGGTTTATGGATACACTACATGACAAGTGGTACAAGATGGTACCTTGTGGTAAACGGGTTTATGCTGTGACAGAG ACGCTACAGATGGGAATTTATCATTTCTCTGGGCTGTTTGTTCTGCTGTGCATTGGGTTCTGTGGGTCACTCCTCACTTCACTAATGGAGAGGGTAGTCTATCACCTCATCCTACCCCGGATTAGGAGAAGACGCAGGTTCAAGTACTGGCTCCACACTAGTCAG AAGATCCACCGAGCTTTAAATATGACATGTGAGGATCAAGATGCGCTTTCTCCTAAGTTAAATAAACG